The sequence gacggcctcgccgcgctccgctaCCTCGACGCCAATGGCctcccggaggccgccgccgtcgacctctcCAGCtgcttcctcgccggcgacagcgCGGGGGGGAACATGGTGCACCACGTGGCGCAGCGCTGGGCGgcgtccgcctcgccgtcgtcgacgctccggctcgccggcgccgtgctgATCCAGCCATTcttcggcggcgaggagcggacggaggaggagctggagcTCGACAAGGCGGCGCTCACGCTGTCGCTGGCGAGGACGGACTACTACTGGCGCGAGTTCCTGCCGGAGGGCGCCACCCGGGACCACCCGGCGGCGCACgtgtgcggcggcgccggcggcgagcacgacgtcgaggtggcggaggcgttcccggcggcgatggtggcgatcGGAGGGTTCGACCTGCTCAAGGGGTGGCAGGCGAGGTACGTGGAGGCGCTGCGCGGGAAGGGGAAGGCGGTGCGGGTGGTGGAGTACCCGGGCGCCATCCATGGCTTCTGCTTGTTCCCGGAACTCGCCGACTCCGGCGAGCTCGTGGAGGAGATGAAGCTGTTCGTCCAGGAGCATAGAACCAAGCGTGTGCAGTAGATGGCTTGTTGGCCCAACGCTGTAATTGATCCAGTGATTATGATGATTCCAGCAGAATTTACGAGATTATTTTTCGATTACACGGAAGACTCATATGTATGCACATGTACTCccccgtccaaaaaaaaaataaatctaattagAGATGGGATATTACCTAGTCTAGCATATCTAAACAAACATATGTCTGGATACGTTGGACTAGGTAATGTCCCACCTTTataggttgggtttttttttttaacgggaGGAGTATATGACAACACACATAACACCACAATCATACGCCACCAATACTGTGAAGAGGCACTACACaagaaataaattttattattcATTCATAAGGGAATACTCGATGGGATGATTATTCATGTAATACTTTAGAGGCTGAGAAATAAATAACAACCTTGAAGATGAGTAAATATCATAGAGCAAGTTTTATGTCATTTAAGCGATATGCAAGAAATGAAGACATCCCATGGGAGACAAAAATCCATCTGCGGTTATTTGCTGCCTTTTGTTATCATAATGGTTGCCACCTGCTATTCGTTGCCTTTCGTCGATATACGATTATATTACTATAGTGAAGTGTGTGTCGATGGGTTATACCTCAATCACATGATTCGTTCATATATAAATTGTTTGGAGGACGTAGGAATCGACTATTAGGAGGATACAAACAAATCTGTAAACGGAGCAAGGGGAaagggatttttatataggtagACCCTTGATGACGAGTAATAGCATTATTTCTGTTGACCGGAGCTGGTGTTGCCATCGTATATCAATCTATCACAAGTACAAAGTAGAGAATAACCTAATCTAGCGTACCAGCATATCAATGTAAAGCTCGAGTATGGTTAGTCGTTGGTTAACTATTTTTGGCTTCCTCGAGAATCCATTCGGCAAGATTGGAGGTtgctctatattttttttattaggctTGTCCTTCACTTTTGGGATCTTGTACTTATACTTTTAGGTGTTTTCTTTTTAAGTACAACTAAGAAGATAAACATAGATACATCGTCGGTTTCGAGGGCtctgtatttattttatgtgACTCATTTCTTATCTATTTAGGACTTCCGCTATATGCACGAGAGTTGTTTCCGTACAAATGGTATATGATGGTCTTGCAAAGCTAAATACATGTGTATAGGGTACTACATATTTAGAGCACTCACGGTCTAAATTTAAAGTACTTTTGGTTTtggcatatatatttatctattcattttatttaaaaattatgtaaatatgcgaatataataaatcatacttaaaacaACTTCAATAAACAATACaagtcataacaaaataaataattttgtaactttttttttaaaaaaagtatcaAACATACATTCAATGTCACTGGCGTCCTAGAGTCTCAAAGGTCACTCTAATCTCAAATATTCTTTTCAGcataaaatatatagtaaacTGAGACCGAACATGATGTATCCTTTTACAATGAATACGAatgtgaataaaaaaaatctatccaGATTCATGAAATCATTATGTATCTCATCTAATTTCATGTTGCCATATTTTGAGATCTCCTCTACGTCTTCGTCTCAATCTCCTTGCAAGCGACTACTACCAGAATGGAAAGACTCTACGTAGTCCAGGACACTGCGTGTGATACACTTCTTGTCTATCAGGTGGGTAACTGGGCACGCATGGCAGATAGTTGCTGCCTAGGACTCGCCAAAAACGTGCCACACAGGAGTTCAGAGAAATTCATCTGGAGAAAATGGCAAAACGgtaaaaacaaaaacgaatacGAAACTCACAACTCACAAGGAAAAAGTCTATGGCCTGTTTAggggagcttgtcccagctACAGCTTTTTCTAAAAGCTGATTCTGCTAGAAGCTGTCCCAAACAGTACACAACTTCTGAGAATCtatagttacagattctgaaaaatgaaataaaaagtcagaagctggagaagctgagTTTTAGAGCTTTTCTAGATTATCAAAAACTAGCTACCAAAAACTAGCTACCAAATAGCTCCCCAAACAGTCCCAGGAGTAGTATCTCTCTCATGATTCATTACTTGACACATACAGAAATCATACAACCCCACTAGTTAGTTTATTTAAGTCTATTGCATActactctgtcaaaaaaaaaaaaatcctacctACAAACCTAAAGCATGTGTCCATGTTTATAAgtaggattgttttttttttggatggaggagtATGTAtctgtaaatatttaaaattttctccaaaattatGCAGAAGCCAGCATGATAGCGTCGAATTCTGCATGTGATTCGATCAATTggacacttaaaaaaagaacaaatataATTAAGCCATACGGTTGGAGCTATGCTCCTGGACGAACAGCTTCATCTCCTCCACGAGCTTGCCGGAGTCGGCGAGCTCCGGGAACGCGTGGAAGCCATGGATGGCGTCCGGGTACTCCACCACCCGCACCGCCTTCCCCTTCTCGCGCAGCGCCGCCACGTACCTCGCCTGCCATCCCTTGAGCAGGTCGAACCCGCCGAtcaccaccatcgccggcgGGAACGCCTCCGCCAGCtcgacgcgctcgccgccgcacacgcgcgccgccgcgtggtcccgggtggcgCCCTCCGGCAGGAACTCCCGCCAGAAGTAGTCCGTCCTCGCCAGCGACAGCGAGAGGCTCGCCTTGTCGagccccacctcctcctccgtccgctcctcgccgccgaagAAGGGCGATATcagcacggcgccggcgagccggagCGACGCGggcggggacgacggcgacgaagccCAGCGctgcgccacgtggtgcgcgATGTTCCCGCCCGcgctgtcgccggcgaggaagcaGCGAgagaggtcgacggcggcgccgagctcggcggcggcctccgcgaGGCCGTTGGCGTCGAGGTaccggagcgcggcgaggccgtcgtCGTAGGCGGCGGGGAAGCGGTGCTCGGGGGCGAGGCGGTAGTTCACGGACACCACCACGGCTCCGTCCCCGCGGGAGATGCGGCGGCAGAGCGCGTCGTAGGGGCGCGACGCCGCGGAGAAGAgcacgaagccgccgccgtggaagtaGACGACGACCgggagcttcgccgccgccgtgttcgtGGGCGGGCAGAACACGCGCGCCCAGAGGCCGCGGGAGGCGTCGATGGTGACGTCGACGGAGCGGACGCCGGCCGCGTCGGGACGGGGGCTGGCCGCGGCGTGGAGGTCGCCGAGGTAGAAGAGGAGGCGCCGCGCGCTACCGTCGGAGCGGTGCGCGGCCGAGAGCGCGGCCAGCTGCACGCGCACCGTCcacggaagcggcggcggcgacgacgacgaccggcggcTGCGGTCAACGCCGGCCATCTCTTGCTGCACCAAGTGTGgaggagagttttttttttctttttgagtgaATTGCAGGAGTGATGTGGTGCTTAGATCTTCGATGTGACCAATGCGACAAATCTGTCGCGTCATTAATTAATGTTTAAGGACAAGTTGTTCGCAAGTTGCACACGGCACAGGGGCTGTGGAgttatattttatttcaatTTGTTGTTTAGTTTTACTACTAGTATAAATTATTGTTTGATAAAGCTCAAACTGTAATAAGAGTGCCAAAGTACTGAAAGTGCAGATGACTCAAGAGTTGCAAATTTCTGCCATATCTAAAAGCTTATGTTCTTTGTTGTGTAAATAGATTTGGCCCTTCTAGCTCCacattttattttgctttttttaatttgggtcctctcttcttttgtttagTGTGTTCAACTTGTCTTGAACTACACTCTCTTCTAGAGTGgatctttgtaataattggttgtagttttttttaacaaaggccgggatattatattccattatctataaaaaaaaaagatagatttgGCCCTTGAATATTTGAACCTTGGTAATGGTAATATGATGTAATCCTAGTTGGCCAAAATCATGTCCAATTAGCTCAAATTCTCTGTCCATATTCCGCATATTCTCAAATTTCCTTCGTTTGTTCAGTTGGCTCCTATTcatcttctccatcatcatcgtcatcgtatCCACAGTCGCCGTCCGTTGTACTCACAGCCttcctcttcgtcttctccaTGACCGGCGTGTGCGCAGCCGCAGGTGCAAGGGTTGTCGCTGTCATCGTCGATTTCACACTTGACGTAGCCATGGGCGGCGAGCTCCGCCTTGACCCACTCCTGTTGCTCCTTCCGGTACTCGTTCAGGTGCCGTAGGGGTGTAAGTGGGCAAGCCCGCGAACCCACTACTGTAAGTGGGTTCGCGGGCCTGCCCACTTGCATCGTTAAGGTGCTGTATATATGGCCTCCGCACCGTCGACGTCCAGCTGCCGGagcgcctccttctccgccaCGCTCGCCTCCAGATCTTCACTCTGTAACGCGGTCGCGGGGCGGGCAGCGGCGCCCTTGACAGGATGCGCAGTCGATCTGCTCCTACGGCATCCTCCAGCGGCGCCCTTCGGTTTGCGACGACCATCTCCGTCACCAGTAGAATCTGGATTTCCTGGGATTTTTCTGATGGGTTCGTGGATTGCTACGGGACCTCGCCATAAATGGGCCAGAATGCCCGTGTTCTACTCGGCCTCGGGCTCTATTAGTTTTCTTTGCGAATTTTTCGCCGCGCCCACCAAATACTTCTCTGTGACTTGTGaggaggaaaaagtacaccagaGATACCTCCTCTTATCACCGatttacaaaatcatcccttaATCGAAAAACCAAATACAGCGTATCTTCCAACTTTCAACCagtgcaaacgaggtccctcgatGTTATTATCCCCAGTTTTAGCTAACAAGGCGCCAACGTGACTCCTTTAACTAGGTTTTCAtcccacgtggcgcttatgtgacGGTTTCATCAAgaaacaaattataaaataataaaaatgggtGGGCCAATTGATCAGATccccttcttccttttctctcttcttcctctctttcttgtGTCACACATGGAGGAAGGGCAGATGAGGACGACGGCGAGTGATGCACCTTACCCTTCCCCATTTCTCTCCCAAGCTTCTCTACTCTTCCGCCGATGACGCCGCCCATCTCCTCTGCGCCATCCAGCTCCtattcgccgtcgccgccctcctcatGATATGGTTGTGTGGCTGCCTCCTCTCCTGCCTCACCTCGCCAGCCTCCTTCGCACCCGACGCTTCCCTCTACCCAAAGTCGTTGTGTCACTCGTTGTCGGCCGTCAGACCTCCTTGACTCCGCACCGGCCAGCCGGCCCGCCCAAATGATGACAAGAAAAgtgagagaagggaggaagggagagaagaggagaaagagaaagggTAATGTCGTGGTCACCTTGACATGTGGGGTTCACGTGGGTTCCATGGTGGCTCAGTCgtcacgtcggacaaaaccaggATCAATACTGCCTAAGGATCCAGAATGATccagttttgtaagttgagggttCTTATATATCTAGTTTTTTTAGTTGAgtgatgattttgtaattcggtgACAAGATGAGGGGCCTTGTATGTACTTTTTCCGTATGAGGAGACCTTGTCTCCATATGGCCCATCAAAAGCCCATCACCGTCGTTCTCTTCCTTCTTCCCACCAACGCATCCTAGCTCCCTATTCTTCCCCAACGTTCTaagttcaaagttcaaacaagtaGCCATGGCTACCATGAAACCTCCAATCATGCTGTTTAACTATTAAAATTGGTAGACAGCAGGCTAGTATTAATCACACataatcatattaaaaaaatatataatgcagAAATTATCAGTGATCGAGGTTCGAGCCGTCTAATTTCCCGAAGAGATTTTCTTCTCTTCAGTTTCGTCTTCATAACAACCGTcgtctccttcttcctcttcttcttcttcttcttcttcttcatggtCGGCAGCATAGGCGCAGCCGCAggtgttgtcgtcgtcgtcgatctcgCACTCGACGTAGCCAtgggcggcgagctcggccttGACCTACTCCTGCTGCTCCTTGTGGTACCGGTctgttggatagtatagggaGAGATGTATACTGCGTATATGGACacattgtattgagcctcaggggccggtatatatataggagtacatggggaGGAGATAAGAAAGGATTAAAAATATGGAAggagtccacacaaatcaatcatatcctaatattgactctaactaccatatactctaacatcccCCCGCAGTCCAAGCATGAGCAGCGCGGACACTTGGACTGGAGAAGAAACTGGTAAGAGTACCCAACACAATGATAGCCCTTTGTGCCGTAGTcgatgtagccaaagcgaaggAGCCGAGAGAGCCGTGGTTGATGAAGCCGTGCGCAGAATAGCTGTGGTCGATGTAGCCGAAGTCGGGGAGTCGATGATGTCGAGGTAGCCGAGCCGCAAGGCGCGCAGGGGGCGTTGTAGAGTGGTTGTGGACGGACGGGAGGTCGTCATGGACCAATGGTACGCGAGGACGCGCTGGAGACGATGACGGTGACACAATCGCAACGGTCGTTGAGGAAGGTGACGCCGAAGAGCCGATGTAGTCGAACCGTGAAGGACGAGATGTCACGCCGGGTTTGCCAGACCTGGGGACAACTCGAGACGAACGCGCGTAACGGTGTTGCCAATACCGCACGAGCGAGGCAGGGGACCACCATGAATCATACGCCAATGTTGGAGGAGAGCAGAGAAGGCCTCCGAGACAGTCGTGGCGCGAGAACGGCATAGAGAGAGAATTGCCGGAGCAGCACACAGTTGCCGGAGAAGAGCGAATTGTAGTCGAGGAAGATACGACGTTGGCGATGAGGCATGCTagacgaagaagaaggcgaAGTAGCGGGACCAACGGCCTGGACGGCGACGTCAGTAGCTATGTAGAGGTAGCTGGACCACCGGCCTAGAGCGGCGACAGTGGCAGCTTGGAGATGCGGCGGCGATGCTCGAAGTAAATGAAGAAGACCCAAGTGGCTAACGATGACCAGTGCGGACGATGAGGGTGTCGAAGCGCGAAcggtgatgaagacgacgagAGGGGCAACACCATGACCCGAAGGGGCGACACAGGTGCAGCTCGATGTCAATGCAGCGGCGAGAAGTTCACCAGTAGGGAGGCCATGCTGAGGAGGGCGCCTCTCAGCGTGCCAACAACCAGTGGAGGTGGACCACGGGCGGCAGCACTGCAGCCCAAGGGGGCGACGCAGCGGCAACCCAAAGCTTAATGGCGTAGACACGTGCTCGATAACGATCGGTTGCAGAAGTCATTGTAGCCGGACGCCTGAACGGGTGATCAAGCTGAAGATGCGCGGGGCTGAACGATGAAGTCGATGCCGATGTCGGAGACGTGTAGAAGTCGACGAGGCAGTGGGCGATGCAAACCCGATCTCTgatcgggaaaaaaaaacacacaaatacaagcagcagcagaacaGTAGTATCTTGCCTTCCTCAATGATCCCGATCCATAGACCAAGTCCA is a genomic window of Oryza glaberrima chromosome 7, OglaRS2, whole genome shotgun sequence containing:
- the LOC127778910 gene encoding probable carboxylesterase 18, whose protein sequence is MTRQICRIGHIEDLSTTSLLQFTQKEKKNSPPHLVQQEMAGVDRSRRSSSSPPPLPWTVRVQLAALSAAHRSDGSARRLLFYLGDLHAAASPRPDAAGVRSVDVTIDASRGLWARVFCPPTNTAAAKLPVVVYFHGGGFVLFSAASRPYDALCRRISRGDGAVVVSVNYRLAPEHRFPAAYDDGLAALRYLDANGLAEAAAELGAAVDLSRCFLAGDSAGGNIAHHVAQRWASSPSSPPASLRLAGAVLISPFFGGEERTEEEVGLDKASLSLSLARTDYFWREFLPEGATRDHAAARVCGGERVELAEAFPPAMVVIGGFDLLKGWQARYVAALREKGKAVRVVEYPDAIHGFHAFPELADSGKLVEEMKLFVQEHSSNHEFL
- the LOC127780038 gene encoding probable carboxylesterase 18, which codes for MTRRRRSPSLPCAVRVQAAGFALGHRRDGSVRRLFFSLLDIHVRAKRRRPDAAGVRSVDVTIDASRGLWARVFSPSPTKGEALPVVVFFHGGGFVLFSAASFYYDRLCRRICRELRAVVVSVNYRLAPAHRFPAAYDDGLAALRYLDANGLPEAAAVDLSSCFLAGDSAGGNMVHHVAQRWAASASPSSTLRLAGAVLIQPFFGGEERTEEELELDKAALTLSLARTDYYWREFLPEGATRDHPAAHVCGGAGGEHDVEVAEAFPAAMVAIGGFDLLKGWQARYVEALRGKGKAVRVVEYPGAIHGFCLFPELADSGELVEEMKLFVQEHRTKRVQ